The sequence AAAGGTCCTGAATTTTTTTGTGCCAAATCACATGCTTCTTCTTGTCTCTGTTCACTCATCTATTCTCAGTGACACTTCTGTGAATGGTGTTGTGCTTGGTCCGTTGGGAGCAAATTCATCTTCATTTGGTTTAGATCCTGAGTCCATGTTGGGACTGGTATCACTTGACAATGCCTGTTTGACATCAGAGGTTTTGGATTCCAATTCGTTCTGTATCTCCACTTTGTCTTCCTGCTGAATGGGTGTTttgatctgaccatttaaagCTGGCACAGTGCTGGCCAGAATATCATAGAGGAACTCGTAATGCACCTAAGAATTAAAACAGCACATGAATTACCCACTTTGGAAGGTAGAAAAGGAAGGTTGGGAGATTAAAAAACTGGAGCAATTTGGAGCAAAACATTTCATGTGTTGTAAGGGACTACTCCTAAACCAGCCCCAGAATGGCATATGCTATCCATCTGTAAATATGGGCAAATGTCATGACAGATAATGTCTATTGGGAAATATGtgaatgttattattttgttgggATTTAAATAAAGAGTAAAGAGTTTCATAAACCTTCTACTTAATCCAGTTTAAACttcctttaaatgtaaaaaaaatcccctcgTTTGTTGATTAAtagcaaaaaaatgcaattttgaaACTATGCAATGGGTGGTcatatttgtagtttttatttaaaataacatgttgTATGTTTAAGTGGCTAGTGTAATATGTATAGGTAAAGTTATGTACCCTATAACTAGACAGgtgtgcttaaaaaaatgattctcTGCCACTGAGTAgtgataatattttttaatagctttttagttattacattttggaaaatacaGATTTGGTGAGAAGGTTCTACACTAAAAGTAGAACTATTGAGTTCCAAATGAGACATTTAaggtgttttttaattgttcaaaCTGCAAATTAAGCATGAAGTTTGAAGGTGGGATTGGGTAAATAATGTTTCAGATCTCATTCTTATTTAAAGAGTATCCAACTGGAGTTGTTGTTTGTACTCTGCCTCCTGCTAGAACTCAGTGGTGTTTTAAGGCCATGTTAATCTATAGATAACTTAATATCACAGGGCAGCCATCCGGGGCACAAGCATTACTTCTGTACCAGGCCCAGCTAGGCAGGGCTGCCATGCACTTTCAAATTAGAGAGTATGGAGGCACTGCTGCCCCTAGCACCAGCTCCAGCAACCCTCCTCTGGGCATAGATGCTCCTGGCACTCAGATATAACATGTGTGGAGCTTGAGCGAGCAGCAGAGTTGGCACTGGCCTACCCCTTCCTGAGGCAACACATgtaagtgttagtgtgtggaagtatgtttctgtatgtgtgtgtgtaaataaagaTGTCGGTCTGTGGAAGTATGCTactgtgtgtaggtatgttactgtatgtgtgtttatgttagtatgtgtgtaagtactGTTATTTTAGAGTTAGAGTCAGACTCTATATATGGAGGCCCAGGCAGTAGGCatgtactgggccccaagatGCACTATTGCTAATTGCTTATTACTTACAAATGAAGAAACTATTCCAGGACGCTGTTTACGCATACTTTTTACAGTTTGGAAAACATCTATGACCCCTTCTACATTGGCACTTTCCAAAAGATTCCACAGAGCACAGAATGTTCCAGTCAGCCGGGATCCATCCctgtagaaaaaaacacaaatcatgGGTGTAAAATTTAATGGAACAAAAGACAGAAATATTAGAGAATATGTCCAGGTCGCTAAGGGAAGATAAAAAAGTTGACAGTGATTAACATCTGAGAACAGTATAAAATGGACATAGAACCTGGGTTAAGAGGCCATGAGGAAGATAGGATGAAGCTGAGATTTGAGAATAAATGAAGAATGGGTGTGGGTATAAAAACATGGCGTGGTATGTTAGAATGAAGATACGTAATAGGTAGATACTAAGGCATTCCTGCCTTCTAATGCAATGTACAGCTGTTCTTGTAAAGATAAGTACTACATTTTTGCTTGTGGCTGTGAGGGTGGGAAGAATGTGAGAGGATGAGGACAAGTCTTATAGTAAGACAAAAAGTTTCATGCACTTGTATCTCCAATGACTTGAAAACCACAATTTTACCGGCAGTGAACAAGGATAGATATGCGTTTGTCGTGTTTGGTCTGCTCGTCTGCCCCTTTGGAAGGAACCATCTTTTTGATTTCTGTAATCATTTCCAGCAAATCTTTGGGTTCTTTGGGAGGGGTGTCTTCCCACTGATCATAGTGGAACTGATATACATTCTTTGTGTCCTTCTTCtgcaaatacaaatgtaaataaaatgaaggcTTGTGGAATTAATCCAATACCAGaaaaaggttattttatttctccCAGTACTTGTTTGTGACACAGTGCAGCCTAGACTATTCAGGATATACTTACATGAGACTATTTCACTTGGATTAGTAAATTTGTCAAAATAACAGAATTTCAGAATCAAGCACTATTGGTGCACCATAGGAAGTGGTCATCTGCCCGTGTCTCTGAACATTGCTGATCTAATCTTACCTTGGTTTGCCTGATTTCAAATGAGCGCCGTGTATAGCTGTTGCACTGCTTCTCACTGGTCAGCTGTACTTCAAGGTCATCGTACTTCTGCTTCTTCTCCATCCAATACGGAGCACAGGTCTCCTTCTGCACAGATACAGCAATCACAAGGCCATTTTAACACACAAGTGCTTTACGCCAATACTGCTGTTGACAATGCCAACAATACCATGTGTGTGCATTTCAGTTTTGTAATATACATTTGGAAGAAGGTGGTTCTTTGCACTGTTGGTCATAGTATAAACATATGCATGGATGAAGATGCAGGGGGAGTTTGCAGTACTGCAGAACTGAACAACACCAATGAAGGATTGCACATCTGCCCTGCTTGTCTAATGCTTGGTGCGCTCCtctaatgttaatatattttgaagGATCTACATCCATACGTTAGTAGTAAAGTAGACTTCTCCCAGAGGGTCATAAGTATCTAGATTCTTCCTAGGTAGGCCTTAAGTCAGTTAGCCCCTTTTTGCTGGGTGTTCTCCAGTGGAGACCACCTGGACTCCCATCTTGGTAATCACTGCAATGCAAACCCATTACTGAAgtttagatacattttaattaaaagattCTGAGTGGAATTTGTGTCTCCTTCACTAGAGTTATTGCTCAACTGCAtcaatacaaaaaatgatacaGTGACTGGCACTGCTGGGGATAATACCTGCCCTCTTTGGACAGAGATCAGTAGGATTATGTGCAATCCTCATGTGTTTGTGGACTAGCATATTATGCATATTTATTCCTGATATATTTACTCATGAAGGGCGTCTTTGTTCAAATTCATTATTGTAATATCAATGTACAACAATCCCATACATCCCTATTGATGCTGTAGATTTGATGACCACTAAGCTACTGGCAAAACTGGTATAACCTTTTGAGTGCAATTTTAGATTTGGAAGGTCTGATTACCAGGTTATCACTCAACTCACCTTCTGTTTTTCTGAAGGCCCAGACAACATGACAATTACTTTAACTTTCTTCTGGAATACCATTTTCCAAAAGTCGGATATTGTACTCTCCAGAGGTCCTTGAGTTGCGATGATAGCAGGTACCCCCCAATACCCCTAAATAATAAACAAGGCATATATATGAAGACATTATTCGTGCAGGATTACTGTATAAAGCTCATATTTATATCTAGGAGGAtatcatatttataataatagacTGTATATGATTATCTGACAATATATATTCTAACTTAAGGGGGTCCTCTATAAATTATGGCTTTTAGGTTAGGATGAGATATCCAAAAATTGTAGCCTGTTTGGGTCTCTTGAGGCCTAGAGTCGAAAATCCTTACTCTACAGGACTTTTATAGCACGTACTGTACATAAAGAGTAAGTTCAAGGCACATATTAAACTGTATGAAAATCTCTAGGGCCAAAAGAGGCAATATTTTACAATCAGTGGTGTGTTTCTGGTCTTGTAACTGGTTACGCAGAAGCTATACTTAAGAAACAAAGCTGAATTTAAGCAGGACCCATTGATGTCCATGCTGATTGCTTGACATTTAGAGACATTTTGGATACCATCTGCTTTATTTTATGGTCAGCCCTGGGTACATACATAGGACTTTATAACATGAGTGGAAAAACGTACTGTTATATATGaggcattaataaatatagtaGAATCCTCGCTGTCACTCTCTTCATCTGAGGACATATCAGACTCTTTAGCACTTTCACTGGCCTGTCCGTCATCCATCTTAATCTGAACTCTGTTATAGTCATCtgtatagattaaaaacaaaagtttattgACATACATagaagatatgccttatacccccttatatgccactcccccccccagaaatgccttatactcccctgtatgccactctccctccctgacatgccttttaaccccctatttgctactctgccccagatgttccttatacccctatatgccactctacctccagaaaaccattatatatataaaatgttgccTTTTAAGCAGGGTATGAACCCAATGGAACAGAATTATGCTGTCTGTTTGAGACACTCTTCCATCTTAGGAGTCACAGCCCCGAGTGCTCCTATGACCACTGGGACCACTTTGGCCTCCACTCTCTACATCTTCTCTAGTTCTTCTTTTAGGCCCTGGTACTTCTCCAGCTTCTCATATTCCTTCTTCCTGGTGTTGCTGTCACTTGGCACGGCTATCACCACTGCTGTCTTCTAGTCCTTGTCTACCACCACGATGTCCGGTTTAAAGACATTTAGACTTGGAAGGGTTTAGCGCATTCTCAGTACAGGTGTTCCTGTACACAATGCCAGCTACTTGGTTGTGCCCTTCAGTGTATGCTGCACCTGTGAGCCTCTCTACATGGTCTGCACCTTGGGTCCTGTCTTGTGCAGTAGATGCCTGCCTCTATGGATCTGGTGTGGTAGGATTTCCCATTGTCAGCCACCTCAGCTACTTGTCGATGGTACAGCCCATGCAGGATCTTGGCTTGCCACTGTACTTCCTGCACTCGATTTTCCATCCATATTTGTTGCTGGTTCAGGCATTCTCCCAACAGCCCATCTTTAAGTGCCACCTTACTGAtgtactgtattatatatactgtatatattgctGCTTTTAGTCAGTGGGCGCTATTACATAGAATGCATACTTTTAAATGCAAGCTTTGGGAAAGTGGTAGGCCTAGGAACTTCCCAAGACTGGCTATTCATAGCTCCCCCTTTATTCGTGGTGTGGATGTATGTTTTGGTAAGGCTAGGTTCAGTTATACTTTGGAATGGTGGGGAGTTCCCCCAAGAAGGCCTCCACTTTCAAATATTGAAGGCAAAATGGCTTAAGACACTGTATATTATCTATAAATGCTAATATAGCGAACCACTTAcgcaacacttttttttatgactTGAGAAAGCCACATTGAAATGTTTGCTTGTTGTTATATCCTAATCATGTTTACTTACATGGGATAATGCTGATGTCTCGATTCTTTTCCTTATTATTAGGGTGATTGGCCATGGATTGTGGCCTCCAGTTCCTGTAAGTTGGTAAtcgctggggaaaaaaatagttttttttatttttataggaatTATATACTTTATTCTGCTGTGGTTTTACCATGGGATATAATCCCCACACTATAGTTGGTACATTAATGCATTAAACATACAAACTCATACAGGGCTTCTATCTATAACTTGTGGTTTTGTATCTTACAGTTGTTTCTTGCATGATTTGGATTTACATTGCTCATTTACCCAAGTCATGATTTTTACCTAACCCTTTCTGTAGGGGTTCCTTCTCCTACTACACTTGTGAATGGCTGgagctaatataaaaaaatgaggaTAAAGCTATTTCAGTGTTCAAAGAGATAAAACTTAACTTACAGCAACATGTAAGttagatatttattttagttcaCTCCACAGTGACAAGTACCATAATCTAGCAAGTTGATCTCATATGTTTAGTATTACATTGACTGAAAATCTACCCATTTCACCCAACTAGTAACCATATCTGTCTAAGAAATAATTTCATGATCCTCACTGTAAACATCAACTATGGAAGCACAGCAGTGTTCCCACTACACATCTAGGAAGAGAAGCACTGCTGCTGTGGAGCTGTCAGAAGAGGTGGATGTATTGCAGCAGATTCATTATGATATATGACAAAGGCCAACTGCTGTGTTTAAAATGAGGGTGAATAACTATGTCAAATAACCTGACAGGCAAATTACAGCACATAGTCTTACCTGGAACTCACACTCTAGCTGAGAAGGCTCAGAAGGGTCTTGCTTCTTCAAGTTGTTGAGTAAATGTGGTAACTCATCAATATTGATTTCTGTTTCACCATACTGCATGTATTCCACCAAAGATTTGTGAATGAATATATACTGAGACTGTAAAACAAAATAGGCAGATGTTATGTTGTGCATTTACACACCTACATGACctctgtgtttgtatgtatttttctaaataatatgCAATGTAGAATGTTAGGGTCTATAACAAGCATGCTGTCCAGAGGAATGCAGGTCGGAATTTCAGGGAACCTTAGACAGAGTATTAGAAACAATCTCCTTGCATTTGTGATCCTAACCCTGAACAGCCATGTCaaagatagaagaaagatggcagaagaacaagaagatgcaagagaagaagcagagatgCAGTAAAGACAGGGACAAGGAAGTGATCACTGGAGAAGGTGGGGAGACAGTGTGTGAGTCAAAGTGTTTCCTCATCAACATTATAGCGAAACAATATTATTCGAGGACCAGCTGTATAGCACTACAATGAAGGCACCAGTAATGTTAAAGGGTTTCCAAGCCTGACTGGTACAAAGCAGCCCCAATCCCAGTGACTTTCCAGGCATTAACCTTGTGTCTGCCATGATCACTGCAGGCCTCATTATGTAACACTAGACTAGACTTACCTCTACTTGAACCATCAGGCAGCGCTGGCGTCTAAGCTGTACCACATAACCATACACATCCACTCTTCCCTCAGCCTCTATGCCTTCTAGCATGGCATCAATACTGATATATGTTCCTGTGCGTCCCACTCCAGCACTGAGAGAATGCCACATAAGGAAAGTTAAAAGAGCTATGCTTTTATGAGTCCTTTTTTCTAACTGTAAACATGACATGCTTCTTGATAAGCATTTTTTATAGCCATAGTATTTTCTAGTAGAAATATGAACTCAGCTTTAGACTAAAGCTATagatattttattgttgttttgatGACTGTAAATAGTATTCATAAGGGAAGTGGTGTTTGGAGCCTAATGTTCCTTGGGTCAGTTAAGAAGGTTCTGAATTTTGAAATGTGCTTACTGGGTTGAACATAAGGTGTATCTTGTTATgtattcaatattttttgttcctCACTACTACTTGGTAGACATGGCTCTAGGTTTCTGATTCTTACAGTAGTAAGTAAAGGATTTCAGTGATATCTATACATACTATTCTTATGTTACAATaggtaaacaaatatataatgtagTCAACATATCAGTCATGTTAGCTAAATGAATGCCTTGTCTGAATAAAGAATTCATTCAGAAACAAGTGTGTCACTGATTTCCTCATCAGACCAAGATGAATTATTGCTTGACATTTGATAACTGACGTATTGGTGTGGTTGGTGTGGGGACTGGATCTCTGTAGGCATTTGTTGACGTGAATAGACTGTTGTATGATCTGATTACTGCTGTTTTCTGATGACTTTTTGATGAGGTATTCCATAGTACATTAGTTAATTAGATTAAGGGATTAATTATCCTTCATTCCAGATAAGGAATGTGTTATAAGTACAGAAATTGTATCTTGCATTTATCTATACTTGTCATTCGTTCTTTGATATCTTTGCTTTTACATTCAAacctttacaaatgtaaattACCTGCAATGGACAATTATCGGACCACTGAAGAAATTGTTCAAAGCGTTAATTCTCCTTCGTAATTTTAGTAGTAGATTGGGGTCATCAGGTACTCCATGGTCTGGCCACACAGTGAACTGGATATGAGTCAGATCCCGCTCGGATTTCTCACGTTTCTAAACAAAAAGGCCATTTGGCACACATATGCAAACATAGCCAAAGAATGCAAATACACCATATCAATGGCCCATAACACCACTGCTCAAGACCCTAACAGCGAAGGTTTTCATGATATTCTCCCGATTGTTAGAATTCATTGGTTAAAAGGAATGAGTAGTTTATAGAAGTGTCTCTACTTATGTCACCTTTATTGAACCTTGATGACCAAAACATTAACTAATGGTCCTTCAGTTCATCCATACAAAGTAATTGTATTATACTTAATGATTAGTTATAACTGTTAATTAAGAACACTCACATGGGAGATGTGCAGCTTCCTCGTAATGTAATCTGGAAATAGTTTCTCCTTCTTCATTGTTACAACAATATCTCCATAGACTTCagatgtctcttcttttgtTGGCCAGTACTGAGCACATTTGTTCTAGAATTGAATAAATTAGTTATGCGTCTATGTTATGATGATGCGTTCCAGGGGCAGACTGACCCATTGGGCGGTTGAGCAGGGACTGAGCGCCTGCAAGAGTCGGGGGTCTGCAGGGGCAGGGCCAGTTAGTGGGAGATCACATAAATGTGACTATGGATGTCTAgttataagtgtatgtgagcatgaatttctatgtaaaagtgtgtgtaagcatgaatttctatgtataagtgtatgtgagcatgactttctatgtataagtgtatatgagcataaatgtctatgtataagcatgtgcgagcatgaatgtctatgtacaaGTGtacgtgagcatgaatgtgtgtgtgaaagtgtatttgagcatgaatgtctatgtatatgtaaatgtaagcatgaatgtctatgtataagtgtatgtgagcatgaatgtctaagaTTAAgtaaaagaagaggaggaggcaAAACAGAGTGTTTTccagac is a genomic window of Spea bombifrons isolate aSpeBom1 chromosome 6, aSpeBom1.2.pri, whole genome shotgun sequence containing:
- the PTPRC gene encoding receptor-type tyrosine-protein phosphatase C, encoding MNTYILRFKDQKYTAEGLKAYTNYKFKVSAFNGVKEGVPSDVSCWTEAGKPGKIPKPVVSVGPNNVITISCKVPSEKNGPGENFTLTINDNKKLTNTNCNFKLDNLYYLTTYKFKIIFNNGKFDGDAYSFQESTKYNDKALIGFLVFLIVITSLALILVLYKIYKLQKKTSRHCEDSMPLTYQDEEDRLLNIEPIPVENLLDTYKQKNADEGRLFLDEFQSIPRVFSKFSIKEAKKPSNQAKNRYVDILPYDDNRVVLSEINGDTRSDYINASYINGFNEPRKYIAAQGPKEETMNDFWRMIWEQKSTIIVMVTRCEENNKNKCAQYWPTKEETSEVYGDIVVTMKKEKLFPDYITRKLHISHKREKSERDLTHIQFTVWPDHGVPDDPNLLLKLRRRINALNNFFSGPIIVHCSAGVGRTGTYISIDAMLEGIEAEGRVDVYGYVVQLRRQRCLMVQVESQYIFIHKSLVEYMQYGETEINIDELPHLLNNLKKQDPSEPSQLECEFQRLPTYRNWRPQSMANHPNNKEKNRDISIIPYDYNRVQIKMDDGQASESAKESDMSSDEESDSEDSTIFINASYITGYWGVPAIIATQGPLESTISDFWKMVFQKKVKVIVMLSGPSEKQKKETCAPYWMEKKQKYDDLEVQLTSEKQCNSYTRRSFEIRQTKKKDTKNVYQFHYDQWEDTPPKEPKDLLEMITEIKKMVPSKGADEQTKHDKRISILVHCRDGSRLTGTFCALWNLLESANVEGVIDVFQTVKSMRKQRPGIVSSFVHYEFLYDILASTVPALNGQIKTPIQQEDKVEIQNELESKTSDVKQALSSDTSPNMDSGSKPNEDEFAPNGPSTTPFTEVSLRIDE